The segment CCGGAATCCGCTGGGATGCATCTCCCCGAGATGGATGGTTGAGATGTGCTTCAAGCCACCAGATTGAGGGTCCTCGTACAATATGTGACAAAGGCTGGCTTTAATTATACTTTGTTCCAATACTGAATGAAAAGTTTGAATCATCCAAAGATTAACATGATGCATCGCTGACTGGCCGTGCCACATAAATTGATTTGCATAACGGACACGTGAAATGCCGCCCTCGGAACCAACGGTCGATACATTCCTGATGATAGACATGCTCACACTTCAATCGTCGCACGGTCTCTGAACTATCAAATACTTCGAGACAGATCGCACTAGCTATTCAGAATTTGAACGTGAAAGGCGGAAAGTGGCCAAGAACGTACCAGAGTTCTGCCGAATCAATAGTGTGCGATTCCAAAGATGGCTGCGTCTTAGACGACGGGGGGAATTTGTAGCTTTCAGCTGGGCTTGTGGAGTCGAGAGTTTGCAAAGTCATTATGCCGCCCGGAGCGACATGCCGGCTCTCAATATCCCCTTGTGCTTGCATGTGCTGTCTTCTACGTTTCACGATGCTAGTTGATTGTCAGTATAGAGAAAGACTTATTCAGTGGGTAGGATACTGACGAGCGAAATCCCATGAGGCCTATTGAAGCCAACCAGACCGCATCGAGACCGGCGAGGATGTATGAGATCTGAGTCCCAAAATGAGATTCGTCTGCCGGCGTTGAATCTGGGTCATGGGTCTCGTCCATTGAATCCGCAGAGGGTCGGGCATGTGGGTATTCATTGCGAACGATGTGGAAAATGACGGGGATGAGCTAACATTTAAACGAAGCTTTCATAGCGACAAGTCATCTTATTTCAGCTTATCATAAAATACTGGGCGAATCGGACCATAACTTTGACAAGGGAACCAAAGACGCCCGCCCGGTCAGCCTCAGAATATGAGATCGGGGGTTTCGACAGGCTGGATAAGCATGTCCATGGGCTGTTAATTTGTCACCCTAGCCTTCTCTGCTAAAGAGGCAGCAATGGCTGAAATGTATTATACTCTGATTTAACTATAGGCATCTATTTGACCTGCTAGCTTGTCTTTCCCTTTCACGTTGAATATCGCCGAGCCTAGATCGAACATCTTTCAAGAGCGAGCGCGGCAAAACTGAAACCAAAGGGCCGCGTCTCATCCAGAACGTGCTAGGTGGGAGAATAATGTTCAAGGCCGTTGAGACAGGTGCTAGCCACAATGTCATCGTAGTGTGGTGGGAGTTCGTCGTTGATGAGTGCGGGGACGGATGGTGGTATGATGTCGTCATCGGAGCTAGAAAGGTCGAAGGCGTGGTCCCCCGATACTTCAGTGGGTTGCCAGGAGTTGGTGGTAGGGTGCGCGCTATGCCCGTCATCGACAAGGTGGCACGCAGCCAGCCCTCCAATGGAATGGCGGGGTGGCTTTTCGATCGGTATGGTCAAAGCATCAGGGCACCCACAGCTTTTGTGATAGCTCAGAGACGAAAACGTCTCATCGGAGTAGGAGGGAAGGCTCATGTTAGCCTGGTTGGCTCGACAGTTGAGAAGAGCAACCGGCAAGTATGTGATGGTATCTCGATAGATGCGCTTTTTCCCAGCTGGGACATTGGCATCAAGACGGCTGATATGCAGTATGATCTGTTCGTCAACATCAGCGTGGATAAGGCGGGGCGGGAGAATGCTGTCGAATTTACCTTCAGGCAATGCTTTGCAACGACATTCTTCCAGATACACTTGGGGTGCAGCCTTAACTCCcccctcctcaacatcatacCACACGTGGGGATCTGCACAGCTGCTTCGATCTCAGTTGTACCCCAGAAAGTCGGCAAATCCAGATCCGAGTTGAACAAAAGGCTGTCTCGTCTCTCTGTCACAGTATCGGCCAATGTCCGCTCCCCCGATGCCTCTGCACTCCTTTGTTCGGTAGCCATTTCGCAAGTCTCGTTTCTCGGCTCCGGGGTGAATTCGCCATCACGGACGGTTACGAGGCCCGAAGTCGCCCATGAAGGGAAAATAGCTTTCTCAGCTGtcttcttgaggagaaggacgGTGCGACTGGGAGTCCTCTTGATAACCTTCTTGTTATTCGACGAGTATTCTATAGATTCGGTTACGAAGACCTCGAACCCATGCACTTGGACCTTATCCAGAGGCCCCAGCCTAAGGAAGATAGGGATCATGCTGCCGATAGGGTAGCTTCTTCCCCCTACGATTATATCGTAGTATAAAAAATCCTCCCATTGCCGGCTGAACAGGATCGGCTGCATCGTCTCCAGAGATAATGGATCTGGAATTCTCACCAATGTAACCTCTTTTCTGCCACGAAGATTGGTGTTGAACATACCAGCGCGAGCGATAGTCGCACGTAGCTCCCACTTCACAGAGCCATATGGTACCTTGATCGTCTCCAGTTCGTCTTGTGCGATTGAGAACGCAAAGGGATAATCGTATGTACCCGGGTAGAAAATCTTGTAGTCTTGTACTTCAGTTCCGGGTCGAATCATATTGCCATGGTTGTAACATTGGGCTTGAACGTTGTCAAGAGCCAAACGTCGTCTCTTTTTGGCACCCATGATGCTGTGAAGATTTAGATCCAACGGTGCCAATGTATTTCCTTCATCCATAAAGTTGCTGTCGGAGCCTGATGCGCTCTGCAACTGGTATCTGCACTGGAACCCAAAATCATTCTTTTCATGGTTGTTCAAGGCGCTGAAGAATGTTGACACTTGCGTTGGCAGGTTACATTCCTCGTGGAAGTCTGGTTGCGTTTCCTGTTGCCAGTCCAAGCGAGTGCGTCCCACCAGCTTAAGCTGCACTGACTTGATCTTAGTGTTTCTGCTGACATGCAGCTGGAGTGTTCCTCGTAATACTGCGGTGTCATTCTGCTCCTGATAACAGCACAAGGATTCAAATCCTGACAGGAAAAGACTGGGTTCATCAAGGTGAATGGAACAGGTTGCCCCATTCCCAAGAGTAATGGGCATGAAGGGCGAATGATGGTGATATGGTTGACAAAACAAATATGAAGCTATTGCTGTTGGTATTATTGAACTTGATGGTCGGGTGATACATGAAGGCTCAGGAAGGTACTGTAGAGAGTTGTTTCAGCTTTTTACCGTAACAATTGGGACCTGCATATGGTATGTTCTCCATTTGCCACTATGGTGCTATCTAACTTTAGAATGTTTGGCTCTGTACTTCTTGGCTCTATACTTCAGCATGTGTCCTCTATCTAGCACAATGCATAGCGATATACCTTGGTAATTCGAGACCGGTCCATTTGTTGCAGATTAAACCTGACAAGGCTGGGTCTGGACTTTCTATTTCTCATCCTTTCGTTCCTCAATTGGTGCGATACAGCTAGATGTCATGCGCTACGCCACGCTGACAGGTTATCGTTGAGCCGGAAGCCTGTCAAGGAATAGCATCTTGTGAGGATCGAGGCTAGGATCTCTTTGGACCCCGTAAGGCTTATCGAGCTGAATGACATGTGTATTGTCGCCACGTCACCAAAAGCTTAGCACGATAACTAGATTGATTAGTTGCATCAGAAGATGGTGTTCACCACAAGCATTACAGGGTCTCCGGGTCTGAAGAGATCGGAAGTCCCTGTCTTTGCAACCATAATCGTGTTATAGTGTCGTCAATGGCCCCATACCGTTTGGCAAATAAATGATAAGGTTACAATCCCTCTAGTCTAGCTCCCAAACCTAAAAACCTTTCACAGTCAGGGCAGAAAAATATCGAAATATATATGTTTCAAAACTTTAGCTTACCATTTATAATTCTATCTATAATAACCTTCTCAATCATTGAAGCCACTGCATACCTTAGTGGGTGGCTTTTGGAATCAGTGCCCAGTAATAAGTCAATGGTTGCTGATGTTATGGCCGCACTAACAACCTTGATTGACTTCTCACCAGCCCAAGGCCCTCTATCATTTTTGATACGGGATGCTACTTCCGCCCCCGCACGGACACCCTTACGCAACGCATGGTGGCTTTCATTACGAATCTCGGAACCCCTCTTTTCTCCATGACCGCTCGCTTCAATCGCCTTTGCTGATGGCATATCTTGTAAGCGAATATAACTGAAGTAGTTAGACGGAGATGAGCCTCACTAATTAACGTCCCTAGAACCGATGGATCAATCAAGTGACTCCACCACTCTGGCCCTTCGTACAGTCTCATGGCGTTGTCATCCATTGGTCTGCGGtgaacatgatgatgatggtggtgcCAGTGATGATTTGGATCATCTATACTATCATGATTATGATGGTGTCGCCGTCCTTCCTTGGAGTGTTGACCCTTGTCGAGCCTGTGATCAATGGATGTCATGTCAGTGTTTTGAGTGCATAACATTTATAAAATCAAGACCTCGAAAGAAGCGACACCGTGGCCTATTTTATAGATCTTAGTTGTAGCCCTGGTCAACCAGATATGTTCACTGATCATAATTGTAATAACTTAATTTTTGTCTATCCTTGATAGTGGTGCTGTGCCATACCAGAAAGGGACTCGAGCCGATTGCTATATCTTTAAACGGTAGTGTCTCAAATTAGGGTTCCTTTTGATAAGGAAGCGGCCAGTTGTGGAACTCACAACTCACTTCAGCCTGCCGATAATGGCCCACGTGGTGTTAATTGCAGCTCTAGACATGTATATAAGGCTGGAATAACTTCATACAACATCGCCAAACGTTAATGATGTTCAAGACTAATCTCTTCTATTATACTTACAATCTAATAATTACGCACCCCATGACAGCGCAAACCATCATTTAATTGTCGCTCCAAGTCAACAATAACATGGCTGCAAGGGAGTTATTAGTTGTCATTCTGAATCATACTAACGAGGAACTCAACATCGAGGCAGACTCACCAAGTCTAGATCATGGCCATTGGATGGACATGCCAGACTCGCGGCCACCGCAAGAGATACTGGCAGGGGAGAGCGGCATGTTGCGATGCCAGTCAAGCCACAGGTATGGGGTGATTACTGGTTCTGTTTCCTACAGAGTCGTCGGCTTCGAGACCAACAATAAAGTGACCTTTTCGTGAAACATACCTTACGTGGGACCAAACAAATACGACTGCTGTTGCCCACGAGATGCTTTTAACATCAAAACTTTGGGTGGGCGGGGAAATcaggctgttgttgtcttCGTATTTGGTAAGCTAACTATTTTTGGCAATGACCAAAGTCTGACAGCCACTACAGAACCAGTttcaggctcaggctcagatGCAGGATTGGATGATGGTGCGTTTGCTGCTGTCACTTGAATGATCCGAGGGATTAGTACATAGTCTGGCAAACAGCTACGTTAATGCAAAGTTCAGCCACGTTTGTCTTGCATGAAGCCAAACATGTGATGTTATTGGCTAAGATGGAGTACTAGTCCATAAGCACTAGTCAGTGGGTTGTTACACAACTTAAACTCACAAGAAGGCATACGTAACTGTGACAAATGTGACTAATAGCCATTGGCCTTGAATAACACGCCTCAGAATTACATGATATTCCAATAAGCACAAGGACTTCGAGGCTGCTCTTGTCTCCGAGAGATATTGGAGTCTTTCTGTTCCCGTCTGTGTCGCCATCCTAAACTGAGCTACCACTCGAAATCATCGACTCTGACAATTCGAACCCTACTTGACAGTGGAAAATGATGTCATGCGGTCGCTTGATCCAGTTGGCAATTTTGCTGGCGTTGTCCACGGGTATGTTCATGTATCAATTACCAAAGTAGACTTGGACTAAGTCTCTAATCCAGCAACACACTGCGGCTTCCTTAAAGGCGGATTCTTCCCAATTCTTAAGCCAAGAGCAGCGCCGGATGCCCCTGATAGTTATACCCCGGCTCGTGTCCCATGCCCCAAGACACGGCCCGCAATTCGGCAGGCAACGTCATTGTCGACTGAAGaaacatcatggctggagCTTCGCGATAATAGCACTTTTCCGGCGTTGGAAGAATTTCTTACCCGTGCAAATATCGGAGGCATCGACATTGAAGCATACTTGAATGGCATTGTGAGCAATGGCACGACGTTGCCACGAATTGGCATTGCTATCTCCGGTGGAGGTTATCGAGCCATGATAAACGGTGCTGGTGCCATCGCTGCATTTGACAACCGAACCACAGGGTCGACAGGTAAAGGCCAATTGGGCGGTATTCTCCAAGCTACAACCTACCTCAGCGGTCTATCTGGAGGCAGCTGGGTGGTTGGAAGTCTGTATGTACAGAACTTCACGACAGTGGAATCTATCATTTGTGGTTCCAATGCTTTCCTGGTTCCCTTTGGCAACTTGATGATTCAATCTTTAAAGGTTTGTTGCAGCATAGTTACTTATTCAGGGCTCTTGCTTACTTTGATAAATACAGGCCCAAATGATCTATCTGTAACGCGATACTACCGTGAGCTATACCAAGATGTCCAAGGTAAAGTGGAGGCAGGTTACAACAAGTCCATAACCGACTATTGGGGAAGGTCCTTATCTTATCAACTTGTCAATGCGAGCGATGGAGGTCCAGGTATGAGTTTTTGACTATAGTCTGAATAGGGAATTAACCATCACTTAGCATATACCTTCTCATCGATTGCAAATGATACCGAGTTCGCGGCTGCGAGGGCGCCTATGCCTCTTATAGTTGCAGTAGAAAGAACAACGGGACAGCTTCAAATAGCAAGCAATTCCACTATCATAGAGTTCAATCCGTGGGAAATGGGATCTTTCGACCCAGAGCTTGCCGCATTTGCACCTCTGAAGTATGTCGGCTCTGCCTTCCAGAACGGTACAATCGGACGCAATGGAGACTGTGTCGCTGGGGCCGACAACGCTGGTTTCGTTATGGGCACCTCAGCATCGCTTTTCAACCAGGCATTCTTGCAGATCCAAAAGGCCGACAATGTTCCAGAGTTCCTGCTTAAggctataaataatactcTGGCGGATATTGGCGAGGAGAACAGGGATATTGCTAACTGGCCAAACCCATTCTACAAGTATAACCCTAAGAACAACTCAAACGCGGACAGCACCATCCTTACCCTTGTCGACGGCGGTGAGGACCTACAGAATGTTCCCTTCCATCCATTGCTCGTATCTGATCGGCAAGTCGATGTCATCTTCGCTATCGACGGCTCGGCTGATACCAAGACACGTTGGCCGAACGGCACATCTCTGGTAGCCACATATGAGAGATCTAAAGCAGGCGTCTCAACTCAAAACAACGAGTTTCCAAAGGTCCCAGACCAAAACACTTTCATTAATCTCGGTCTCAATAAACAACCGACCTTTTTTGGTTGTGACACAGACTCTGGTAACTCGTCAGGGCCACTGATTGTCTACCTTCCCAACGCACCATATTCATATGAGTCTAATTTCACGACTTTCGACCTTGAATACAGCGACAGTGAGAGAAATCAGATTCTTCGCAACGGTTATAATGTTGCAACTATGGGTAATGGCACAGTGGACTCAGAATGGCCTGCCTGCGTAGGTTGCGCGGTGTTGGCTCGTAGCCTAGTTCGTACAGGCACAACTGTACCATCCAAATGCGTAGACTGTTTTGAGAGATACTGTTGGAACGGCACGACGAACTCGACAGTTCCCGACACCTACGAGCCAGACCTGATGATTTCGAATGCTGTTAGGGATTCGGTGCTGTGGTTGAGAGCGGTCGGAATTACTTTACTAGTCAATCTCCTGTTTATTTGTTTGTAACTGAATATGTATCTAACAATGGATGAATTTATGGATATATTTCTGATACACATCCTACACTCTATACTTTTTCAAAAATGATTAATATCATCTCAATAGGTAGTAACTAGGGTTACATGAAAGTGAAAAAAAAAGCTCGAAGAACTGTACAGGTCGCAAGGGTAATAAATTACACACTAGATACGTAAGATGCAATTGGCCAGTCCCAACTGATGGGCTCCAAACAAGTCTCAGTAGCTCTAACAACAAATCAGCATCAAGCAGGTACAAAGGTAAGTGACGAAGTGTGTGCTTTATTACCTTTGCGAcctttaataattactatagatGCAATTTCCACAGTAACTTAAATTAACAAGACTGTCAGGCTGCAATATCTCCACCATTGACTCCATAGCTTGGCTACTTGTGGATAGAAAATAAAGACCCACGCTGTTCCCTGTTGTACCTTACCTGTAATATTTTAGTTAGTCTAGCTGTTTTATTCCATTACAGGCATCCCAGTTTGCATCATTCACAGCTGCAATGAGATTACTACTAACAGAGTATCATAtgattattataaagaagcGGCTGAAATTGAGTTTGAGCCGTAATCAGCCTCACACATGAGAACTATACCTTGGTATCACCACCCTTTCACACCATCCTTCTAGTGTCATTTGAATTGGCACCTCTTTCCACCAGAAGAGTGCCAACTAATCAGTTGACTCACCCTACCACGATCTCTCCAGCCGCTTGCCTTGCACCGCACTGACGACAGAACCTATCTGTATCTTGACAAGAGAAGCCGCACTGGGTACAGTAGTGAACTCTGGATCCTGGCACTGGACCCTGGACTGGACCTTTCTGAGGTCTCCCCTCCACAAACTGAGGTCCCACCTGGTATGCTGGTGCTGGTTGAATTATGGTGTTTCCGTCGTTGGCTGGGTTGAAGACTCCCAGATCCCGTGTTTGGGCTTGCACCATTGGATAGGCCTCATCATATCGCGGCTGAGGCGGCATCATCGCAGCGGCGCTCTGTTGAGCGGCTTGTTCTTGCAATGCAGCCTTTTTCATGGCTTCATCGACGGCACGCTGTGTTCGTagttcttgctcttcttcttctctcctccgAAGATCGACCTCGCGTTCTATCTCGCGATCACGTTCACTGGCCATAAGCTCCTGCTTTCGTACCTCATGCTTGGCGGCTGCTCGTGATGCACCGTAAACAACAGCGGCGCCAAGAATAGGCCTTCGTCGACGTCCGAACATCTTGGTCTCTGCAGTtggatggtggtgatgcgTATGTGGGATCGATAAGAATTGTTTAATATTCACAGCGTTGAAGAACTCAGTCTCAGCGAGTGTGCGTGAAGCCTTTTAATAAGAGTTCAACGGGCGATGTCAATACCCATGTGCTCTGTATCTAGTATGCACCAGCGATTTGATTATGGCTTTTACTCATTAGAGTTCCAGTCCCTGACCCTGTTATGAAGATGCAAGCCAAAGTTACTTCACTGAATAAACATAGCAGCCAGTGCGGTGTTGCTCTGATAATCGTGTTGTTCCCTTAGATGTTACGACTTTAGGTTTACCCAGTTCAACAATGACACGTACCAGCAACTTCGTATCTCTTGGATGTCCCGGCTATGTATTTTTCATCCCTCCATCTTTAGGTACTCAGGTTTCTTAGTattatccctttgagtgccacagcccttcagAGGGGTCACGACAGGGGTATATAACCAATCAAAGTAAGTAAATCAGCTGCTACAGGCCAACTTGTACTCAAGCTGCTATAGAGGGTTGTCAGCCAATCGAAATTGTTGAATTAGATGGCTATACCGCCAAAGAGGTAGCCAAGTTACAGGCGAAGACAGCCCTTTCAACTGCGTTTGCAGCGGAGCTTTTGTCACCTTCTTGTACGTGGGGTCAAGTGGGTCGAGATACCTActgaagggctgtggcactcaaagggatatTAGAGATTGAAAGCATTGAACCATGTGATAGCGTATGATTGGGATAAGGGACTGGAGGGGCGGGTAGCCTTGCGAGACGTTGCTAATGCTGAAAGTGAGAGTTAGAGCACGTCCAAGTGATAAGGTGGCTTTGGGGTGCTATTCCCCGCATCTGGGACACGTCAAAATGACAAGATGGCTTCAAGGCTGTTCCCAGCATCTGTCACACCATTGGTCTAGGTGTAGTTACTCCACTAAACTTGTAGACTTAGGCTTCAGCTACTCTCAGCTTCCCTTGTATAATAAGCAGCAGCATACCGGTATGTTGTTACGCCCACTAGGCGCACCTGAACCACCACCCTTACGTCTATTTACACTTAATCCGTTGAAAGTTCCCACGCGAGATTTATTTGTCTTTAGCATAAGCCCTTTTGACTCCCCGTAGCGCTTATTCTACTCTCGAACTGACGGTGCGCTAGGACATGAGCTTCAGCTGATCCAATTGCTAGTCACACGCCTATACAAAGTAGAAAGTTGTTAGTACTTTCAACTTCTTGATCATAAAAAGCTGTTGTAGTTGGTCACAAGTTGAATCTTTCGGTCTCTAATGAAAAGATAAGAATAGTGTTCCATTTTCGATTGGGGCTAATCCATCATTCAAAATCTACATGGCCAGCCCAGTGTCATTTGAGATTACTCTATTAGCTCCGGAAACATATTCAAACTACAATACAATGGCCCCTCTCTACAAGAAAGCGCTTGTCATCGGTGCTACCTCGGGTATCGTGAGCGGCCCTTGCGTCTAAGCTTGTCGCGACCGGCACCAAGGTTGTAGTAGTAGGTCGCCGGCGGACTCGCCTAGAGTCTTTCGTGAAGACACACGGCTCAAACGTTTCAAGTGCATTTGTCTTCGACGTAACGAACCTGACTGGCATCAAATCCTTTGCAAATACAGTCGTCCAATCTAATCCAGATCTCGACTGTATTATCATCAGCTCAGGTGTCCAGCGCggcttcaacttctctgAGCCAGGCTTTGTCTAGGCCATCAAAATCGTAAATCTTCTAAACGGGAAGAGGAATTTGCTAGGCCATTGACGCTGGGGCCATCGAAAACGTGGCTGCAGTGCGATGGGGTTATCATGACCCTTGTTTCGAGTATTTCGTCAATGAGTTTGGGAGTGAGGATTGCGCGATATTGTTATCGAAGATAGGTAGGTTCAGGCTGGGTCCTATGAATACATGGATCGGCCGCTGAGAGTCATGGACGACGGCTATCTCAGCGGAGGAGCGTGGGTTTTGTTGACCACTGGCAAGGTGTGCAGCCCGACGCGGGGAGGAACGGTCTCCGCTAATTAGGTTGACACCGGCCTGTGTTCTGGTGCAGTAGTCGGTCGAGCTTTCGGTTGGAATTTTCAAGGCATCGGGGCATCCACAGATTGACTGGCAGGCAGTAGATTGGCAGATCTTGTCGGAGTAGGTGGGAAGATAAATGTTCATGGGAGTGGTTCGGCAGTGTAGTAGAGTAAACGGCAAGTTAATGCTGATCTCGAAAGTCCGGCGCTTTCTTCCAGTTGGATCTACGGGATCGAGGCGACTCGTTGGCAGTATGACCTATTTCGCTAACATCAGTCTGCGGTTAACTGGAAGCATGGTACAAACTCACCTGAATCCAGTGGCGGATATTGACACTCCTCCAAGTACACTCGGGATACAGCTTCAAGTTCTCATTTCTAGCCATCATCCCACAAGTTGGGATCTGCACGTCGACTTCAATCTCGGTCGGGCCCCAAAAACTCTCTAATCCTAAGTCCAAGTCTCCCACGAGGTTAGTACTCGGCTCTGGTAAGGGCTGAACCGCAATTCTTTGCCTCGACACCTCCGCAGTCCGTTGTCTAGCGGCCATTTCACGGGCCTCGCGACGCTGTTCGGGACTGAGTTCACCACCTCGGATAGTCCTCAGGTCTGAAAACGCTCATGACGGAGCCAATGCTCTCCCAGCTAACTTGCTGAGAAGTAGGATTTTACGACTTGAGGCCTTCCTGGCAGCCGTCCTGTCATTAGACCAGTATTCTATCGACTCGATCACAAATACCTTGAGCCCGTGCACCTGGACCTTGGCCAGAGGCGTCAACTGGAAGGTGATTGGGATCTTGCTACCGACGGGGAAACACTTCCCGGAGATGATTATATCGTAATATAGCTgatcttgccattgccgGCTAATTAACATAGACTCCGTCATCTCCAGAGACAATGGGTCAGGCACTCGCACAATTGAAACCTCCTTCACGCCGTGCAGGTTAGGGTTGAATATGCCAGCACGGTCGACAGCCGCATGCAGCTCCCACTTCACAAAGCCTTATTGTACCTTCGTGGTCTCAAGTTGGCGGTGATCGATCGGAAGCTCGAAAAAGTAGTCGTATGTGCCTGGATAGAAAACCTTGCACCGTTTCATTTCCGTTGCCGTTGCAATCGGGTGGTCCTTGTTGAGGCTTCGCACTTGAGCATTTTCAGAGGATAATCGCTTTAGGTCTTCGGTGCCATCATTGCTGTGGTAATGCGGCGATAATGACTTCGACCGGTTTAGTTCATCCATAAGATCATTGTCGTTGGGCGATGTGCTCTTCAGTCGGAATTTGCACTGGTTCCCATAATCGTACTTCCACTCATTGTTCATGGCATTAAAAAATGTCACTACCTGTGCTTGTAGGATTTCCTCTTCGTAATAACCCGAGTTCATTTTCTGTAGCCATTCCGTACGGGCGCGACCCAACAACTCAAGCTGCAcggccttgatcttgatgttcttgctgACAGACAGCTGGAGAATACCTCGCAGCAATGCGGTGCCACTCTGGCCCCCGCGATGGCCTTTACAATCGTGGTCAATCCCGGATAGAAAAACATCATGTTCggcgaagaggatgaagcaATTAACGTCGCTCCCAGAGGCTACGGGCATGGGGGCGAGGGAGGTGGCAGTCAACTTGGCGGATCGGACGGGCATGATGCTATTGCAATTCGCACATTGTACGCTCTCGCCGCCCGAGGGATGGAGACTCGGACAGTTATGGCAGAGAGTTGGCTTGATATTGTCTCTGCGTAATATGACCTTCTCTTCGGTCAGACTACATTTGCCTCTGTCGTCGCTATCCGGCATCTTCCGCTTGTGAAGCAAGTCTGGCCTTTGACCCTCAACCACGCATTCGTAACCTGTTACGGGAAGCAGTGCATTCACTTCAGGCAGGGGTCTAGCAAGGTTTAATCTGGACCCTCTGTCTTTTAGCCTT is part of the Fusarium oxysporum Fo47 chromosome VII, complete sequence genome and harbors:
- a CDS encoding lysophospholipase catalytic domain-containing protein, producing the protein MMSCGRLIQLAILLALSTATHCGFLKGGFFPILKPRAAPDAPDSYTPARVPCPKTRPAIRQATSLSTEETSWLELRDNSTFPALEEFLTRANIGGIDIEAYLNGIVSNGTTLPRIGIAISGGGYRAMINGAGAIAAFDNRTTGSTGKGQLGGILQATTYLSGLSGGSWVVGSLYVQNFTTVESIICGSNAFLVPFGNLMIQSLKVCCSIVTYSGLLLTLINTGPNDLSVTRYYRELYQDVQGKVEAGYNKSITDYWGRSLSYQLVNASDGGPAYTFSSIANDTEFAAARAPMPLIVAVERTTGQLQIASNSTIIEFNPWEMGSFDPELAAFAPLKYVGSAFQNGTIGRNGDCVAGADNAGFVMGTSASLFNQAFLQIQKADNVPEFLLKAINNTLADIGEENRDIANWPNPFYKYNPKNNSNADSTILTLVDGGEDLQNVPFHPLLVSDRQVDVIFAIDGSADTKTRWPNGTSLVATYERSKAGVSTQNNEFPKVPDQNTFINLGLNKQPTFFGCDTDSGNSSGPLIVYLPNAPYSYESNFTTFDLEYSDSERNQILRNGYNVATMGNGTVDSEWPACVGCAVLARSLTVLRDTVGTARRTRQFPTPTSQT